The Stomatobaculum sp. F0698 genomic sequence TCTCCGCTCCGTAAGACCTCCGGTACACTCTGTCCGAACAGCTCTGCTGGCTGCGTGTACTGCGGATATTCAAGGAACCCGGTCTCAAAAGACTCTTCTTCCGCGCTCCCCTCTTTTAAGACGCCCGGCAAAAGACGAAGGGTCGCATCCGCGACCGCCATCGCCGGAATCTCGCCGCCGGTCAGGATAAAATCTCCGACGGAAATGCGCTCATCCACCGCACGGAGCGCCCTCTCATCAATGCCCTCGAAGCGTCCGCAGAGCAACACCAGAGTATCGAGTGCCGCATAGCGGTGGGCATCCCGCTGAACGAAGGGTTTGCCTGCCGGCGCAAGCGCGGCAACCAGCACGCCGCACTCGCCACCCGCCTGCCCCGGATTATCCTGTAAGCGCCGCCCGGTCAAGGCCTCGACCGCGCGAAAAATCGGGAGTGCCCGTAGAACCAGCCCTCTGCCTCCCCCAAAGGGGGAATCACTGACCTGTCTGAAACTTCCGTCCGCATAGTCCCGGAGATCCGCAACCTCCACGCTGTGTCCCTGCTTCCTTGCAAGCTGCACCGCGTGAGAAGCCAGATAACTTTCAAAAAGTTCCGGCGCCATGCCGAGCAATACGATTCTCAATGGAGCGCATTCTCCATTGCCGCATCCTCATCGACCTCATCCTTCCAAACCAGGTAGTTGTCCCGCTGGAAAACACCGTAGTGGAAGGGATTACAAATATTCGCATTCGGGAAGAGTTCCCGCAAGGTTTCAATCGCACGGCTCATATCGGAACGACCGGAAGTTGCAAACGGAACCAGGCGCTTGCCGTCCGCATCCAATCTGCCGAGAAACTCCCGGAAGTAGTCCGGCATATCGTCCCACCAAATCGGGAAGCCGAGAAACAGGATATCGCAGTCCGAAACCTCGGGTGTTTCCGTCACTGCCTTCGGAAGCGTCTTCTGAAGACGATCCGAGACCACGCGCGCGCAGGCGGAGAAAAATCCGCCGTAGACCACATCTGCCTCGACTTTAAGCTGCGGGCAGTTAAAGTCCTTGGCAATGCGCTTTGCAATCTTCTCGGTGCTGCCGGTTTTGGTACAGTAGATGACCATTGCTTTCATGCTTTTTTCCTTCTCTTCTCTGCGCCCAAGGCGCGAATTCAAGCCTTCTTTCCTTTGAAAGTATAGCATGGCGAAGCGGACTGAGACAAGCAAGTGCGGGGGGCGTGCTACGGATTTGCCATCTCCGTATCCCCGTATTATAATAAAATCCATAATGTCGATAATTACACTTCAAAATCTTTGACTCCGCAGATAGGGGGCTCCCATGTCTTCGAAACGACGTGCTTTCACAAAGTTACTCGCAATCTTACTGATGACCGGCAACCACTTTGCGCACATTTTTTTGCCGGGCAGCAGCCCGCTCGCCATGTTACTGACAGGCCTCGGCTACTTTACCGCGCCCGTCATGTGCATGTACCTTGTGGACGGCTACTTCTACACCCACTCGCGGCGCGGCTACCTAAAGCGCCTCCTTATCACGGCGCTCCTCTCGCAGCTCCCGTTTTGGCTCGCGTTTCGCATTCCGTTTCAGCTGAACATGCTCTTTTCGCTCACCTTTTGTCTTCTGCTTCTGACAGTCGCCGAGGAAATGAAGGGAAACCCGTACCGGAAGCCGCTCCTCGCTCTCCTCTTTTTTGTCTGTACCCTTTTCTCGGACTGGTCCGCATTTGCGCCCGCCATGGTGCTCCTCTTTCTCGCCGCGCGCGGTGTCCGCGAAAAGAAGCTCTACGGCTTTCTCTTTGCGATGCTCGGTCTCTCGATTGACGCTGTCATGACCGGATTCACCTTACACGAGCCGCTCCCGTTATTCTGTTTCCGCCTGTTCTCCGTGAACGCCGGGCCGCTTCTCGCGCTCCTCATCGCCTACCCGGCGGAACCCGCTTTCACGCGCCCGGACCCGCGCGCCGAAGCACCGCAGCAAAAAACGCCCGCGGGCGCTTCTTCGCGCGCCGCAGGCGTCTCGCAGTGGTTTTTTTATCTCTACTACCCGCTGCACCTCACGGTTCTCGTCCTGCTAAAGCACTTTGTGTTCGTCTGAGCAAAGCGGCGCATTCAGCGCCGCAGGCGGATTGCGATTTCAAAGATTGCCATCCAGATCGGCTGATGCAGGAGGTAAATCGGCAGCGCGTGTCTGCCGACCCAGGCGAGCAACCGCCCTCTCCGGCGAAAGAGCGCCTGCCCGAAAAGCCGCCGAAGCAGAACCTCCCCGAGTGTGCCGCCCTCTTCCGCGGGCGCAATGCCCCCGAAATCGCCGTTCATGCCGCGCACTGTATAGGATTTTGCCGCAGCCGCCGCATCGCGCCGCTGTTCCGCCCGGTACTGTGAGAGAAAGTAGCCCGCGAGAAACAAAAAGCCCCAGGGCAGCAGTGAAAAATAGTCGAGCGAAGAAAAATCAGCCGGGGGAAAGCCGAGGCAGGCTGTCAAACGACTGCGGTACAGGGCTTCCGGCAGCGTGATAAGCTTAAGGCTCTCAAAGCCGAGGTTTCCCTGATTCACATTGCGGCACAGGAAAAACAGGCCGAGACAAAGCGCAGCGCCGAGGGGACCGATCCGGCACCAGGAGCGGAGACGCATCTCGCGCGAAAGCCAATCCTCCGGCAGGGTGAGCAACAACTGCCAGAGCCCAAGAAAACTCAGAATTCCGTAGTGGATTTCCTGCCCGAAGGCGCCCGCGACCGCCTCGACGAGCGCGCCCGCAAACAATATCGTCGCGCCCCGCCGGAACTTGTTCTTCCCGAGCGCATAGCTATAGCCCGACAGAAAAATAAAGCTCCAGCAGATGCTCTGTTGCCAGACATAGCCGGGCAGAGCGCTGTACCAGTCAAAGCCCGGAATCTCAAAATAATATACCAAGTCCCAGAGACCGTGGTAGAGACACATATTGAGGACCGCAAAGCCGCGCCAGCAGTCCAGCCAGAGCAGGCGCTGTTTTTTGTTTTCCTGCTTTCTCTCCGTCCGATTCGTTTCCATGCTTATCTTCCTACTCTGTTCATACTGCGTCTACACGCTTTCTGTCTTGTTATCGGGCTTTTGCAATCTCGCTGTAGCGCTCCTGCCCTTACGCCGTACATTCACTTCTTCGCACAATCCATCCGTCTGTTTTGCTTTCATTTTAGCAAAAATCCGCTCTGTTTTCACATGTTCAGAGCGCCTCTCTTATGATATGATAAAAAAATAACAGTAGGGGGAGGATACCACATGAAACATAGACGAAGCTTTTTGCCGTATCTCCTGATTTTGATCGGCATTATACTTCCGATTTTCCTGATGCAGCACCTCATGCAGACCACCGCGCATAAGGGCGGCGTCGCAAAGAAGGACATCCCGAGCAATGCAGTCACCTCAACCGCATCCGCGCAGGGTATGAACGGTCCTGTGGAAGTCGAAGTCATCGCGACACCGGAAAAAATCTACTCCGTCAAGGTCTTAAGCCACACGGAGACCGAGGGCATAGGAAGCGTCGCGGTTGCGAAGCTCCCGGAGAAGATCTTTAAGAACCAGAGCTACGAGATTGACGCCGTCTCCGGCGCAACGCTCACCAGCAATGCCATTCACGATGCGGTGAAGGCGGCGCTCGAGAACGGCGGCATTGATTCTGCCCCCTTCTCGGTTGCGGTGCATGAGGTCAAGGAGAAGCGTCCGGATGAGACCATCGACACCGACATTGTTATTGTCGGCGGCGGCGGTGCCGGAATGACCGCTGCAATCGAAGCGGCTAATGCGGGCAAAAAGATTGTGATTCTCGAGAGCCAGGGCATGGCGGGCGGCAACTCGATTCGCTCGACCGGCGGTATGAACGCGGGCAAGACCCCGGAGCAGGATAAAAACAACTTCGACGAGGCTGCAGGTGTTGAAAAGACCCTGAAGACCGCGGAAGAAAAGTACGCTGACAATGCGACCATCACCGCACTCGCGGCTACCGTGCGCGAACAGTGGGCAGCCTATCAGGCTGCACCGAGCGGCTACTTTGACTCGGTGGAACTCTTTGAGCTCGACACGATGATAGGCGGCAAGGGCATCAATAATCCGGAGCTTGTACACGCACTTGCTTCCAATTCGGCGGATGCGATTCAGTGGCTTGAGAGCATCGGGGCTCCGCTGCCCTCTGTCTCGAGCTTCGGCGGCGCTTCCGTAAAGCGCATTCACCGCCCGGTGAACGCAGAGGGTAAGACCGTCTCGGTCGGTACCTTTATGCTCCCGATTCTCGAGGAGAACGCAAAGAAACTCGGCGCGGATCTTCGCCTCGAGACCAGAGCGAAAAAGCTCCTGGTCGATGAGAGCGGCAAGATTGTCGGTGTCGAGGCCGAGGGTCCGACCGGCGAAAAAGTCACCGTGAACGCAAAGGCTGTTATTCTTGCGAGCGGCGGCTTCGGCGCAAACCTTGAGATGGTCACCAAGTACCGTCCGGAGCTCGAAGGCTTCATGACCACCAATGCCAAGGGCGCGCTCGGCGACGGTATTCTCATGGGCGAAGAGGTCGGTGCGGCTACGGTCGATCTCGAGCAGATCCAGATTCACCCGACCGTCGAGATGAACACGGCGGCACTGATTACTGAGGGTCTCCGCGGCGACGGTGCCATCCTCGTGAACAGCAACGGTCAGCGCTTCACCGACGAGGTCGGAACGCGCGATGCGGTCTCCGCAGCCGAGATTAAACAGCCCGGCAGCTTTGCTTACCTCATTGTGGATCAGGCCATGGTCGATGCGTCCAATGTCATTCAGGGTTATATCAAGAAGGGCTATACGACGCAGGGCGAGAGCTATGCTGCCCTTGCGGAGGCACTGCAGATCGATCCGACTGCTTTCGAGACCACGATGAACGAGTGGAACGCAGCGGTCGAGGCAAAGACAGACAGTCAGTTCGGACGCACGAGCTTTGCGTCTCCGCTGAACACCGCGCCTTACTATGCGATCAAGGTCACGCCCGGCGTGCACCACACCATGGGCGGTCTCAAGATTAATTCGGAGGCAGAAGTCCTGACCGCAGACGGCAACAAGATTCCGGGCCTCTTCGCAGCCGGCGAAGTAACCGGCGGTGTGCACGGTGCAAACCGCCTCGGCGGAAACGCAGTCGCGGACTTTGTGGTCTTTGGCCGCATTGCCGGCAAGCAGGCTGCAAGCTACCTC encodes the following:
- the trmD gene encoding tRNA (guanosine(37)-N1)-methyltransferase TrmD, which gives rise to MRIVLLGMAPELFESYLASHAVQLARKQGHSVEVADLRDYADGSFRQVSDSPFGGGRGLVLRALPIFRAVEALTGRRLQDNPGQAGGECGVLVAALAPAGKPFVQRDAHRYAALDTLVLLCGRFEGIDERALRAVDERISVGDFILTGGEIPAMAVADATLRLLPGVLKEGSAEEESFETGFLEYPQYTQPAELFGQSVPEVLRSGDHEKVEAWRREEAYLTTLRFRPDLLEKIDPDAKKR
- a CDS encoding flavodoxin family protein, with product MKAMVIYCTKTGSTEKIAKRIAKDFNCPQLKVEADVVYGGFFSACARVVSDRLQKTLPKAVTETPEVSDCDILFLGFPIWWDDMPDYFREFLGRLDADGKRLVPFATSGRSDMSRAIETLRELFPNANICNPFHYGVFQRDNYLVWKDEVDEDAAMENALH
- a CDS encoding TraX family protein gives rise to the protein MSSKRRAFTKLLAILLMTGNHFAHIFLPGSSPLAMLLTGLGYFTAPVMCMYLVDGYFYTHSRRGYLKRLLITALLSQLPFWLAFRIPFQLNMLFSLTFCLLLLTVAEEMKGNPYRKPLLALLFFVCTLFSDWSAFAPAMVLLFLAARGVREKKLYGFLFAMLGLSIDAVMTGFTLHEPLPLFCFRLFSVNAGPLLALLIAYPAEPAFTRPDPRAEAPQQKTPAGASSRAAGVSQWFFYLYYPLHLTVLVLLKHFVFV
- a CDS encoding heparan-alpha-glucosaminide N-acetyltransferase domain-containing protein — its product is METNRTERKQENKKQRLLWLDCWRGFAVLNMCLYHGLWDLVYYFEIPGFDWYSALPGYVWQQSICWSFIFLSGYSYALGKNKFRRGATILFAGALVEAVAGAFGQEIHYGILSFLGLWQLLLTLPEDWLSREMRLRSWCRIGPLGAALCLGLFFLCRNVNQGNLGFESLKLITLPEALYRSRLTACLGFPPADFSSLDYFSLLPWGFLFLAGYFLSQYRAEQRRDAAAAAKSYTVRGMNGDFGGIAPAEEGGTLGEVLLRRLFGQALFRRRGRLLAWVGRHALPIYLLHQPIWMAIFEIAIRLRR
- a CDS encoding flavocytochrome c; the encoded protein is MKHRRSFLPYLLILIGIILPIFLMQHLMQTTAHKGGVAKKDIPSNAVTSTASAQGMNGPVEVEVIATPEKIYSVKVLSHTETEGIGSVAVAKLPEKIFKNQSYEIDAVSGATLTSNAIHDAVKAALENGGIDSAPFSVAVHEVKEKRPDETIDTDIVIVGGGGAGMTAAIEAANAGKKIVILESQGMAGGNSIRSTGGMNAGKTPEQDKNNFDEAAGVEKTLKTAEEKYADNATITALAATVREQWAAYQAAPSGYFDSVELFELDTMIGGKGINNPELVHALASNSADAIQWLESIGAPLPSVSSFGGASVKRIHRPVNAEGKTVSVGTFMLPILEENAKKLGADLRLETRAKKLLVDESGKIVGVEAEGPTGEKVTVNAKAVILASGGFGANLEMVTKYRPELEGFMTTNAKGALGDGILMGEEVGAATVDLEQIQIHPTVEMNTAALITEGLRGDGAILVNSNGQRFTDEVGTRDAVSAAEIKQPGSFAYLIVDQAMVDASNVIQGYIKKGYTTQGESYAALAEALQIDPTAFETTMNEWNAAVEAKTDSQFGRTSFASPLNTAPYYAIKVTPGVHHTMGGLKINSEAEVLTADGNKIPGLFAAGEVTGGVHGANRLGGNAVADFVVFGRIAGKQAASYLDQN